The Silurus meridionalis isolate SWU-2019-XX chromosome 25, ASM1480568v1, whole genome shotgun sequence genomic interval TTAAAAAAAGGTGTGAGTTTAGCTGTGGACACGGACAGGACAATGGGCCTGGATTTGGGAGGAGCTGGTTTTTATTATGAACAATGGAGAGAGAGGTGTGGAAGAACGGCTGCTGCTTCACTCCCAGGACTCGGACAATCGCTGTGTTCAGCAGGTCACTCTGTTCTGCGTATCTGATAACACTCTCAGTTACAGCGCTCTATACAACAGCCCTAATTACATCTACTATGGAAAATCTTAGTTCTGAGACACGAACCAGTCAGAGGTTCAACTTATCAGATCCTTTAAAACCAACAACAGCCAACAGTCTGGTGAGGAATAGTTTTACTAAAACCTGGACAGATATAGAGctaatatttaaaaactttattcaaacacaacaaagtacaaaggttttgtgtttaaaagtttttattaaacactgaTACACAACTGAGATTAAACACTAATCACACTactcattttgtgtgtgtgtgtgtgtgtgtgtgtgtgtgtgtgtgtgtgtgtgtgtgtgtgtgtgagagtgtgtgtggggggatcagtgtgtatgtgtgtgtgtggggaggtagtgtgtgtgaggggatcagtgtgtgtgtgtgtgtgtgtgtgtgtgtggagatcagtgtttgtgtgtgtttgtggagatcagtgtgtgtgtgtggagatcagtgtgtgtgtgtgagagtgtgtgtgtgtgtgtgtgtgtgtgtgtgtgtgtgtgtgtgtgtgtgtgtgtgtgtgtgtgtgtgtgaggggatcagtgtgtatgtgtgtgtgtggggatcagtgtgtgtgtgtgtgtgtgtgtgtgtgtgtgtgtgtgtgtgtgtaaagcacagATTGTTTACATGGAACTGAGGGTTATTGTAGaaaagctgtaataaatgaGTCGAGATGTGAAGATTTAAATGTAGTAAGCGCATGTTGAACCTGTTCTTCTAAAGGCTTCTGTTTGCTGATTGTGGACTGTGGGAAATAAACCCGTGGGAAGATCTCAATTCTCCTGATGACGCCACAAGCTTTATAATCTGCTCAGGTTTATGTTACTGTTGTGATCGTTTGGCCTTAAAACTACACCTGGGTGTTTAaacatctctgtgtgtgtgtgtgtgtgtgtgtgtgtgtgtgtgtgtgtgtgtgtgtgtgtgtctaagagcgagtgagagtgagagagagagtgagagagtagAACATGGTTGTGTGTGGACGAGTAGAGTTTAGACATGAAGCTACAGCGGCaaaagttaattttttatttattttttatagaacaTTAAAGATTCACAAACTTAATctgaaacaaacagaaataaaataactaaaataatcatatttatattagtaGTGTGATGTAGGATCAATGAGTTAATAAAATCACTACAAagtttataacacacacacacacacacacacacacacacacacacacaggcttatTTGAGGTCATTCACACAGtgcacactgtacagtgtgttatACATCACAGACACACCGACTCCGTCCTAATTCACACCAATACATTCCCTCATATTTCAATTAATTCTCACTGGAACTCCTGGGTTTAttgaagataatgatgatgattgtggtggatttgatgatgaggatgatgaggatgatctCTGACTCAGATGTACGAGTTGATTCTGTGCTGTACGTAGGGCATGTGAGAGATTTGTGACAcagctgagtgagtgtgtgctgtCGCCCTGCAGGAAGATATACAATAAGATTAGGCAAgaaagtctgtgtgtatgtggtgtgtgtgtgtgtgtgtgtgtgtgtgtgtgtgtgtgtgtgtgtgtgagagagagagagagatgtactcACATTCTCTCCTCCTTGCTgtcatttccacacacacacagtaagcaGAAGCCACTAATCAGAGCGAGTGTCGCTGAACACCATCCGATATACAAACCGTCTCCTATCTCaaacctgcaaacacacacacacacacatgcacacacacacacacacacacacacacacacacacacacacacacacacgcatacaaatcatcacacacacacacacacacacacacacatacaaatcacacacacacacacacacacacacacacacacacacacacacatcacacacacacacaccacacacacacacacacacaatcatcatcacacacacacacacaccattatcacacacacacacacacacacacacacacatcacacacacacacacacacacacacacacacacatacacacacacacacacacacatatacacacacacacacacacacacacacacacacacacacacacacacacacacacatcacacacacacacacacacaccattatcacacacacacacacacacacacacacacacacacacacacacacacacatacaaatcatcacacacacacacacacacacacacacacacacacacacacacacacacacacacgcatacaaatcacacacacacacacacacacacacacacacacatacacacatcatcacacacacacacacacacacacacacacacacacacacacgcatacaaatcatcatcacacacacacacacacacacacacaatcatcatcacacacacacacacgcacatacaaatcatcatcacacacacacacacacacacatcatcacacacaaacacacaccatcatcgtCACCcccaccacatacacacatatcatcaattcaattcatgtttaataatgaacattgtctcagagcagctttacacagataatgtggtgataaacatcaatatgttctttataagtgtaagtttgtctctgatgaacaagcgtcatcatcacacacacacacacacacacacacaccattatcatcctcacacaaacacacacacacacacaccatcattacacacacacacacacacatcatcacacacacacacacacacacacaccacacacacacacacacacactatcatcatcatcatcacacacacacacacacacacacacacactatcaacacacacatacatcattacacacaaacaaacacacacatcatcatcctcacacaaacacacacacacacatatcacaaacacacacacacacacattatcatcctcacacacacattatcatcctcacacaaacacacacacacacatcatcacacacaaacacacacacacacacacaccattatcatcctcacacacacacacacatacacacacacacacacacacaaacacacacacacatacaaatcatcatacacacacacacacacacaccatcatcatcatcatcaccatcacccacacagacacacacacacacacacacacacacatacaccatcatcatcttcacacacacacacctcattatcatcatcatcatcacacacatcattacacacagacacacacactatcatcacacacacacacacacacacacactatcacacacacacatacacatcattacacacaaacaaacacacatcatcactacctccccacacacacgtacacatctCACACACGTACTCAcacatatcatcatcatcatcataccacccacacacaaaattatcacacacacatatcacaaacacacacacacacacacacacacctcatcatcatcatatacacacttatacacatcatcattatcattacccccacacacacacatcctcacacaaacatgcacccatacacacacacacacacacacacacacacacacacacacacacacatatcacacacactcacttgaTTCCTGTGTACAGTGGGTTGAAGAACTGCTGTGTGATGTTTGAAGCGTACCACGACACAGCGATCAtcgtacacacacctgcagaaacagatcacattttacacacacacacacacacacacacacacacacacacacacacacacactctcactcactcacacacacaccaacacattgCAAATGCTCCAAACTCAAATAAACACTGTGTTGAGTGCAGGTGTTGGGTGTGGGTGTTGTTGTTGGTGCGGGTGTTGGTACGGATGTTGAGTGTGGGTGTTGGTACGGATGTTGAGTGTGGGTGTTGGTACGGATGTTGAGTGTGGGTGTTGAGTGCAGGTGTTGGGTGCGTGTGTTGGTGCAGGTGTTGGGTGTGGGTGTTGAGTGCAGGTGTTGAGTGTGGGTGTTGAGTGCAGGTGTTGAGTGCAGGTGTTGAGTGCAGGTGTTCAGTACCCTGCAGGATGAAAAACACTCCTCCCAGGACGGCAATTCTTCCCTTCACTATGTAGTTTTCTCCTCCGATTTTGGAACACTGCATACCGACCAGCGTGAAGATCAGACCAAACATCCCCAACACGATGGAGGTGATCATGAGTGCACGACACGCCTGAATATAACCTGAACACACGGTGTATAGTGTTGAGCAGTAAATGAGACAAAGAGGTAGTAACTTTCAGTGGTCCATGTACAGCCATgttaagccacacccactgtgCTTCTAACACACCTTTCTtccacacacactgtaccaCACACAGTTTTGTTGTGAATATCCTTATATGGTCAGTACTTCCTGTCCTGGCATCCATTAATAAGTGATCAtctatcattttaattattataaaacaaaacatgaaggTTGTAATTGGATTCACCTTTTAATCTTTAACATTGTTCTGGTTTAGTTTCCACCAGAAATCACATGACACCAGTGACGTCTCACTTttacttcatttacatttacagcatgtagcagacgcccttatccagcgCGACGTactaaagtgctttaaatctctagtaatgaataaatctacactgtacacaagattacacacttaatataaatataactcttgagtaatatttataaaatacttcAATATTCCACTTCATTCAGTCACATGCTATGTTTGAGTTTCTCAGAGAGTTTGAGTTCAGGACAGTGTCTGCTGTTAACTGATAATAATCTACAGTAAAAACAAGaacagggagtgtgtgtgtgtgtgtgtgtgtgtgtgtgtgtgtgtgtgtgtgtgtgtgtgtgtgtgtgtgtgtgtgtatgtatgtgcgtgtgtgtgtatatatgtgtgtgtgtgtgtgtgtgtgtgtgtgtgtgtgtgtgtgtatatatgtgtgtgtgtatgtatgtatgtatgtatgtgtgtatgtgtatgtgtgtaaataaagccTCAGAGTTACAGAACTTAAATCGAGGCTTTAGTAAATTAGGTTGTTCTCAATAAAACAGTGTTGTAAACGGTGCTGTAGTTAATGTTTATACTTCCACGGTGTACAGTTCATTCAGGAACAAGGTGAAGACTCACTACAAGCTTCTGAGCTGATCATCGCACCCAATCAGCCCAAAAACAGTATTCCAGTATTCCACTTCATTTTGACTGCTTCACTTCTGCAcctttactttacatttacatttatttggtaTTTACTGGACGTCTTCAGGTCTTCAAAAGTCAcatccaaagaaaatttggtcagaagTGCGCTGTAAGATGTGAGGTCTACATCGAGTTGTATTGTTTTTGCCTCTCTGCTGATCTGAGTTCTCGTCTGTCCATTGAATTTCACCTGTCCATTGGATCCTTTAtgaatgaagactccagcagggggcagatgtttctcttataaaccccacagttatggaacaaccttccaatcagtgttcgggactcagacacagtctcagtgttcaagtcgaggctgaacacatatttacttagcggagtctttagtcagtaggtgtttgtgaggtaaaggagcagatctggagggatcatggatatggagtgtttggtgaactgggatatttggatgttgtcgtctcctcactctcacacgttcactcaggtttgttgatggtggtgtggtgggtcgtctcttatcccagagatcctcatatctgtgtttccttctgcttctcccttttagttctgctgctacagtgaatctcaccagagtccaaactgcacagtgacattaactttcatacaacaatcaggagacttaataatccatatccttctcttcctgtcacctctctctctctctctctctctctctctctctctctctttcc includes:
- the LOC124379354 gene encoding claudin-15-like, with amino-acid sequence MKDIMQVCGLCVGFLGCVCAAVSLQVRSWKESSDEDSVIITSNLYENLWMSCADDSTGIYNCWHFPSLFALPGYIQACRALMITSIVLGMFGLIFTLVGMQCSKIGGENYIVKGRIAVLGGVFFILQGVCTMIAVSWYASNITQQFFNPLYTGIKFEIGDGLYIGWCSATLALISGFCLLCVCGNDSKEERMATAHTHSAVSQISHMPYVQHRINSYI